In Plasmodium chabaudi chabaudi strain AS genome assembly, chromosome: 9, the following proteins share a genomic window:
- a CDS encoding mitochondrial ribosomal protein L11 precursor, putative gives MSRIGRFNLIVLAGSPKPSASIGQTLGPLGINMMTFFKEFNERTKSISKNVPIQVTLEPLNDRTYRFYLRTPTVVWFIRKCARVPMFSYAPKHKIVGAITLSEVFHIAKCKRMDPPLINMSIKSICKYIIGTCQSMGIKVCRELTDEEKKKYFVDVNQLDNIKKEIRTKNKFQKRSKK, from the exons ATGTCAAGGATAGGAcgttttaatttaattgtCTTGGCTGGTTCTCCCAAACCTAGTGCAAGTATCGGGCAAACCCTCGGTCCTTTAG GCATAAATATGATGACATTTTTCAAAGAATTCAATGAACGAACAAAAAgcatatcaaaaaatgttcCCATTCAAGTTACTCTAGAGCCACTCAATGATAG GACGTATCGATTTTATTTGAGAACCCCAACAGTTGTTTGGTTCATCAGAAAGTGCGCAAGAGTTCCCATGTTTAGTTATGCCCCGAAACACAAAATCGTTGGTGCTATAACTTTGTCGGAA GTTTTCCACATCGCGAAGTGCAAACGCATGGATCCCCCCCTGATCAATATGTCAATTAAAAGTATATGCAAGTACATCATCG GCACATGCCAAAGCATGGGAATAAAAGTGTGTCGAGAACTGACTGAcgaagaaaagaaaaaatattttgttgatGTTAATCAGTTAGATAATATTAAGAAAGAAATTcgaacaaaaaataaatttcagAAAAGAtcaaagaaataa
- a CDS encoding actin-like protein, putative, whose amino-acid sequence MDNNTIIIDNGSGYMKVGLNTNTLPTIVFPTVVGNSRDKDVNQTYVGDEAFYHESELSIYRPFDHGHISDWDLVNSIWDYAINCVDPNRSVKNILLTEPPLCSISHRKNMGEIFFENFGFENINISVSGLMSIYAAGLTTGLVLDIGEGVTQCIPVFDGYIEKNSVIRSDFGGEELTMFMQKLICDIGYNMTTRKCYEYVKIMKETLCFCSLNPPKDQLREDLTATYTLPDGDVLRDGYNTIEISHERFYVPEALFNPLLCHRDNLSIPDIVCKSILSCPIENRKILSSNIILSGGCSLFPNLAERLEREIKNNSPENARSAVKVHVHENRAIMAWCGGQIFSQPELREAQRGVWISKEEYDETGDNIFLIKATLKLT is encoded by the exons ATGGATAATAACACTATTATAATTGACAATGGCTcag GCTATATGAAAGTAGGATTAAACACAAATACTTTACCGACAATAGTATTCCCCACAGTAGTTGGAAATTCGAGAGATAAAGATGTAAATCAAACATATGTGGGAGATGAAGCATTTTATCATGAGTCTGAATTATCAATATATAGGCCATTCGATCATGGGCATATATCTGATTGGGATTTAGTAAATAGCATATGGGATTATGCAATAAATTGTGTTGATCCAAATAGaagtgtaaaaaatatattattaactgAGCCCCCATTATGCTCTATATCtcatagaaaaaatatgggagaaatattttttgaaaattttgggtttgaaaatataaacatttctGTGTCTGGCCTGATGTCTATATATGCAGCAGGTTTAACCACAGGTTTAGTTTTAGATATAGGAGAAGGAGTTACACAATGCATACCAGTTTTTGATggatatatagaaaaaaattcagTTATTCGTTCCGATTTTGGTGGAGAAGAATTAACTATGTTTAtgcaaaaattaatatgtgATATAGGATATAATATGACAACAAGAAAATGTTatgaatatgtaaaaattatgaaagaAACTTTATGTTTTTGTTCGTTAAATCCTCCAAAAGATCAATTAAGAGAAGATTTAACAGCTACTTATACATTACCAGATGGTGATGTTTTAAGAGATGGATATAATACTATAGAAATTTCTCATGAACGATTTTATGTTCCTGAAGCTCTATTTAATCCGCTTTTATGTCATAGAGATAATTTAAGTATTCCTGATATTGTATGTAAATCTATTTTATCTTGCCCTATTGAAAatcgaaaaatattaagtagcaacattattttatcgGGTGGTTGTTCTCTTTTTCCAAATTTGGCTGAACGATTAGAAcgtgaaataaaaaataattcaccTGAAAATGCCAGATCCGCAGTAAAg GTTCATGTACACGAAAATAGGGCTATCATGGCTTGGTGTGGTGGCCAAATATTTTCCCAACCCGAGTTGCGGGAGGCCCAAAGGGGAGTGTGGATATCAAAGGAAGAATACGACGAAACGGGGGAcaacatatttttgatCAAA GCAACTCTAAAGCTGACGTAG